In one window of Episyrphus balteatus chromosome 3, idEpiBalt1.1, whole genome shotgun sequence DNA:
- the LOC129915811 gene encoding arginine kinase has protein sequence MTSLEAKRTQFRKYLERSGVVDALSKSLIKLYEEQNKPNDAIRFVRKYMCESCPDDAMYDALKVEVEEANRTINRLEQELERMKLKVKLTPDEIAIKIDEGFKSLMEDEECVDSLLRKHLTKEICDELKKTFTPGPVEANLLDCLKSGFEHHASAVGVYAADIASYDVYRSLFDPIIVDYHGQSENASEERLQKDSDWGDIDEIENLDPDHKYIVSTRIRIARNLVEYPFFPKLTEGQLVEIEQKIIEAVESLDEEHAGVYLSLKDIDVDTQAEMVNRRILFRKGDEFLSTAGCYRFWPTGRGIFHNPAETFLVWVNEEDHMRIISMTPNGDIGDVYHRMVKGLRALEERLNFSHHDRYGFLTACPTNLGTTLRASVHIKLPLMAKNMERLTSLMDQLNLQIRGTGGEHTEIEDGIMDISNKRRLGHTEFELVKMLHDGIAELIKAEEDEELNE, from the exons atGACATCT CTGGAAGCTAAAAGAACCCAATTTCGAAAATACTTGGAGAGAAGTGGTGTGGTTGATGCACTAAGCAAGTCCCTAATAAAACTCTACGAAgaacaaaataaaccaaacgATGCCATCCGATTTGTCCGCAAATACATGTGTGAGTCGTGTCCAGATGATGCTATGTATGACGCCTTAAAGGTTGAAGTGGAAGAAGCCAATCGAACAATTAATCGGCTAGAACAAGAATTAGAAAGGATGAAATTGAAAGT AAAGCTAACTCCCGATGAGATAGCCATCAAAATAGATGAAGGATTTAAATCACTAATGGAAGACGAGGAATGTGTTGATTCCTTGTTGCGAAAACACCTAACAAAAGAGATTTGCGAtgagttaaagaagaccttcacTCCAGGACCTGTCGAGGCAAACCTACTCGATTGTTTAAAATCCGGATTCGAGCACCATGCATCGGCGGTTGGTGTGTATGCTGCCGATATAGCATCCTATGATGTCTATCGGAGTCTATTTGATCCCATAATAGTGGATTACCATGGACAGTCAGAAAATGCGAGCGAGGAACGCTTGCAGAAGGACTCGGATTGGGGTGATATAGATGAAATCGAAAACCTCGATCCGGATCACAAGTACATTGTTTCAACAAGAATTCGTATTGCTCGTAATTTGGTGGAATATCCGTTCTTTCCCAAGTTGACAGAAGGTCAATTGGTAGAAATCGAACAAAAG atTATTGAAGCAGTTGAGTCCTTGGATGAGGAACATGCTGGAGTTTATTTATCGTTAAAGGATATAGATGTAGATACTCAAGCTGAAATGGTTAATCGTAGGATATTGTTTCGAAAAGGTGATGAGTTTTTGTCAACGGCTGGTTGCTATCGTTTTTGGCCAACAGGCCGTGGCATATTTCACAATCCTGCCGAAACATTTTTAGTTTGGGTTAATGAGGAGGATCATATGCGAATTATATCAATGACTCCTAATGGTGATATAG gTGATGTTTATCATCGTATGGTGAAAGGATTAAGAGCATTAGAAGAACGTTTGAATTTTTCTCATCACGACCGTTACGGATTTTTGACAGCTTGTCCTACtaatttgggtacaactctacGTGCATCAGTGCACATTAAATTACCATTGATGGCAAAAAATATGGAAAGATTGACAAGTTTGATGGATCAATTGAATTTACAAATTCGTGGAACAGGTGGTGAACATACTGAAATCGAAGATGGTATAATGGATATTTCGAATAAACGTCGGTTGGGACACACCGAATTTGAATTGGTTAAAATGTTGCATGATGGTATAGCAGAACTTATTAAAGCCGAAGAAGATGAGGAATTAAATGAatag